CGAACGCACCGCCGGTGACCCCGAGCAAGGGGACAGGACCTCCCTGTCGCTCGAGTACGACCTGTCGCACCCGCCGGAGAAGGTGTGGCGCGCGCTCACCGACCCGGCACTCCTCGCGGAGTGGCTGCTGCCGGTCGTCGGGTTCCGGCCCGAGCCGGGCACGGCGTTCATGTTCCGGACGCAGGCCTACCCCGGGTGGGACGGCACCGTGCACGGCGAGGTCCTCGAGGTCGAGCCGCACCGGACGCTCCGCTACGCGTGGCACGTCCCCTTCGCGGGCGCCCCCCTGGACACCGTCGTCGCGTTCACGCTCGCACCCACGCCGTCGGGCACACGCCTGACCATCGTGCAGTCGGGCTTCGCACCGGGCCAGCAGCGCGCGTTGGGCGGCGCGCGCTACGGCTGGACCCTGATGGCGGGCAAGCTCACCACCCTGCTTGCGAGGACGTCATGAGCAACCAGATGCGCCCGACCCCTCGCTCGGTCTCGATCGCCTTCGCGGCGGCCGTCGCCGCCAACTTCGCCGCCCTGGGACTCGGACGCGGGCAACCGCCGCCCGCCTGGGTGCCCTACGCCCCGCTCCTCCCGTGCGCCGTGCTGCTCACCGGCCTGTGCCTGTTCGCGCTGCCGTCCGCCGCCCGGCGGCGCTCCGCACCACGCGGCCAGACGGGCGGCGCGCAGGCCGGGGCGCTGGGCGGCGCGCGGCCCAGCCCCCACGGCCGCCCCGTCCGATGACGGGGCACGACGTGGAGCACGACGCTCCCGCGGGCGACCGGCGCGACGCCATGCTCGCGCGCGTCCGCGCGCTGATCACGGCGGCCGACCCCGCGATCGTCGAAGAGCGGAAGTGGAAGAAGCCGTCGAACGGGATGACCGGGGTGCCGGTCTGGTCGCGGGACGGTATCGTCTGCACCGGCGAGACCTACAAACAGGTCGTCAAGCTGACGTTCGCGCGGGGCGCGGCGCTGAAGGACCCCGCGCGCCTGTTCAACGCGAGCCGCGACGGCGCGACGCGGCGCGCCATCGACCTCCGCACGGGGGACTCCATCGACGAGGCGGCGTTCCAGGCCCTCATCCGCGCGGCGGTGGCGCTGAACGTGGCGGGCCGCGAGCCGATATCCCGCAGGCGCGGACGGCAGTAGCCGCTCAGAAACCACCCGGACCGAATGCCGACGCGCGCGCCGGGCGCGCCCATCGCCCGGGCCGTACGTCGCCCGGCGCGCCCGCGCGGCGACCGCGTGCCGCACGCCCTCCCGGCGGGCGCGTCCGCCGGCGCCACCGGTTCACGCGGAGGCGAAGGTGATCAAGTGGTCGTCCGCGATCTGCCCGAGGACCTGCGTCGGGGGCCCGCCCCCGAGCTGATGAAAGTCCTTGATCAGGTGCATCTGGTCGTAGTACCCGACGTGGTGGGCGATCGCCAGCCAACTCGCGCGCCCGCGTCGCCGCTGGTGGATCGCGCGCTGGAAGCGGGAGATCCGGGCCAGCGCCTTGGGGGCCAGGCCGACCAGCTCCAGCGCCTTGCGCTCCAGCTGCCGCTCCCCGACCCCCGCCCACCGGGCGGCGGCGCTCACGCCGGACGTGCCGGACGCCAGCCGGTGCAGCGCACGGGCCGCCGGCGGCAGCGGCGCCGAGCGGCCGAGGCGGTGCAGCAGGAACGCGTCCAAGGCGCGGACCCGCTCGGCGAAGGAGCGCAGATTGCCCAGCTGCTCATACAGCGCGGACATCCGCGACCCGAAGACGGCGTGGCCCTCCGCTCCGGCGCCTCGGAACGGCGCGACCGGGAGTCCGAAGAGCCGGTGCAGGCCCATCGGCCGGAAGAGGACGACCAGCGCTTGCACCCGGTCGCGCAGCAGCAGGCGGACGTTCAGCGCGTCGATCGGCCCGACGAGCGTCGCCCCCCACGCGGGACGGAGCAGACCCGTGCCGTAGGCCGTCACGTCGTACGGGGCGGCGAACTGGAACTCGAGCATCGTGCCCGCGCGGGGCACCACCGGCTCGGGGACCGCCCGATCGCCCGGCACGAGGTCCCGCTGCACGTAGCCGTCGAGGAACGGCCGCAGCAGGACGTCCGGCGCCGCGGTCTGGACCGTCATGCGGGGGCCGGCGCGGACGCGCTACGGGCGCTGCCCCGCATGCGCGAACGGGAGATCGATCGGCTCCACGTTGTGGAGGTCCACTTCCGCCGCCTGCCAGCCGGTGCCGCTCCGCCGCAAGGTGTAGGACACGATCATGTCGTCGAGCGTCGTCGGATCGATGGTGCCGTCGGGGTGCATGACCGGGTTCTGCCAGCGCGCGTGCAGGACCAGCACGTCCGGCGCGAGGCGGCGGACGTCGAGCAGGTGCAGCGGGGGGCAGGTCACCGCGTGGAACGGCCCGCGCGCGCCGTGCAAGAACCCGAGCGCGTGCTCCAGGGCGTCCCGGCCGGTCACCACCGTGCCGAACCGGTTCACCGTGACGGCGTCCGCCGTGTGCAGTCGGGCCAGGGCATGCGCGTCGTGGCGGTTCCAGGCGTCGTCCCAGTGTCGGAGGAAGGCGGCGGCGACGGCCGCGTCGTCCGCCGGGTCGACCGATGGGTCGGCGGCAGCACCGGCGGACGGCGTGGCCGATGTCGCCGCGGCCAGCACGGGCGTCGCGGCGAGCGCGGTCGCCGCGACGAGAAAGGTACGCCGGGAGGTGGAGTGGGTGGTCATGGCCGGCAGCGTACGGCGGCGGCGACGGCCGCGCCTAGTACAAACCCGACACCGCGCGAGCCCCGGCTCGTGACGCGGCCGGCGCCGTGGCGCGAGCGCCCGCTCGCGCCAGCGCCGCCCGCGCGCACCGCCACCACTCCGCGGCGTCTGGTAAACCCGCACGTTCTGTGACGGACGTGCGGCCGGCGCGGCGCATCAGCGGTTCACGCTCGGCGAACGCGGGCGAGTTTCGAGACGCACGCGTCGGCGAGGTGCCCTGGGATCACAACTCGTCCGAGCTCCGGTCTGGCCTAACGCGCGAGACACCCGGCCACACGCCGCAGAAAGGACCGGATGCTGGTGGCGAATTCGGACGCGACCCCGTGGTTCGGGGAGCGCCGCCCTGTCGTCCACTCGGAGGTGGCACCGGCTCGCCTCGGGGCCGCCGAATTCGCCACCAGTATCCGCTGGTCTCATCGCCACGAGCGAACGGAGTCCCGCGCACGGCCGCGCTCGGGACCGCGACCGCGTCGCCACCGTCGCGAGTTCCTGGGTGACGTCCGGACGACCGCCGGCATCGAATCCTGAGATGCGCAGGGTACTCCGCCGCCCTGTGCACCGCCCGCGCGCGGACTCCGGCTCGGCTACGCGTCCAAGTGGATGATCCCGCGCTGCAGTGCCACCGTCACGGCTTCGGTGCGGTCGCCGGCCTCGAGCTTCTGGAGAATGTGCAGCACGTGCACCTTCACAGTCGCCTCCGTACGGCCGATGGCGGCGGCAATCTCTTTGTTCCGCAATCCGCCGCACATCAACCGCAGCACCTCCACCTCGCGCTCGGTGAGTTCGACGCGCGGCGTGAACTGCGCGAGGCGTTGCGCGACGGCGCCCGGGAGCACGCGCTCGCCCCGGTGCACGGCGCGGATGGCCTCGACGACCTCGTTGCGCAGGACGGCTTTCAGCAGGTACCCGCGCGCGCCGGCCTCGAGCGCGCGGTGGATGTCGGCGTCGCCTTCGTAGGTCGTGAGGGCGATGAGGCGCGCGTCGGCGAACGCCGCCGTGATCGCGCGGATTGCCTCGGCCCCGCCCATCCCCGGCATGCTCAGGTCCATGAGCGTCACGTCGGGCCGGTGGGCGCGGAAGAGCGTCACCGCCTCAACCCCGTTGCTCGCCTCGGCGACCAGCTGGAGGTCGGCGTGCAGGCCTAGCAGCGCCGCGAGCCCGTCGCGGAAGATCGGGTGGTCGTCGACCGTCATCACCCGGATCGGGCTGCTCGGCCCGCGGTCTGGTGCGGTCCCGGGTCCACCGGCGGTGGCGCGCATGACGAACGATCGACCGCCGCGGCCGCCGCGGCAATACGCCGTTGGGTTAGTCCTCGGGCCGGACGACGCGCCGGACCATCCCCAGGACGGAACTGCGCACCGCGACCGAAACCACCGTGCCGGCCCCGGGCGCGCTCGCGACCCCGAAACGTCCGCCGATGCGGCTGGCGCGTTCACGCATGCCCAGCAAGCCCCAGTGCCCGTCCGGGGTCGGCCCGCGCGCCCGGTCGAAGCCCACGCCGTCGTCGGCGATCGTGACCCGCAGGTGCCGCCAGCCGTAGTCGAGGGTGACGACGGCGCTCGGGGCGGCCGCATGCCGGCGGACGTTGGTCAGCGCCTCTTCGACGATGCGCAGCACCTCGGCGTGCGCCGCGCGTGCGAGCGGCCGCGGCCGGGCGCGCGTCTCGACCCGCACCGCGATAGTGGCGTCGCCGAGGATCCGGCGCGCCGCGTCGGCGCAATCGGCCGGCAGGTCGAGCGCCGCATCGTCCGTCCCCCGGATGTCCCACACGGCCGCGCGCGCCTGCGTCAGCGTCCGGTCCGCCAACGAGAGGACGCGGTCGAGGAGCGCCTGCTGCGCGGGCGGCAGCGCCAGGCGCGCCGCCGCCGCGTGCAGCTGGAGC
The sequence above is a segment of the Gemmatimonadetes bacterium T265 genome. Coding sequences within it:
- a CDS encoding putative AraC-family regulatory protein, with the protein product MTVQTAAPDVLLRPFLDGYVQRDLVPGDRAVPEPVVPRAGTMLEFQFAAPYDVTAYGTGLLRPAWGATLVGPIDALNVRLLLRDRVQALVVLFRPMGLHRLFGLPVAPFRGAGAEGHAVFGSRMSALYEQLGNLRSFAERVRALDAFLLHRLGRSAPLPPAARALHRLASGTSGVSAAARWAGVGERQLERKALELVGLAPKALARISRFQRAIHQRRRGRASWLAIAHHVGYYDQMHLIKDFHQLGGGPPTQVLGQIADDHLITFASA
- a CDS encoding DNA-binding response regulator; the protein is MRATAGGPGTAPDRGPSSPIRVMTVDDHPIFRDGLAALLGLHADLQLVAEASNGVEAVTLFRAHRPDVTLMDLSMPGMGGAEAIRAITAAFADARLIALTTYEGDADIHRALEAGARGYLLKAVLRNEVVEAIRAVHRGERVLPGAVAQRLAQFTPRVELTEREVEVLRLMCGGLRNKEIAAAIGRTEATVKVHVLHILQKLEAGDRTEAVTVALQRGIIHLDA
- a CDS encoding activator of HSP90 ATPase, which codes for MTTTTDMTTPDISERTAGDPEQGDRTSLSLEYDLSHPPEKVWRALTDPALLAEWLLPVVGFRPEPGTAFMFRTQAYPGWDGTVHGEVLEVEPHRTLRYAWHVPFAGAPLDTVVAFTLAPTPSGTRLTIVQSGFAPGQQRALGGARYGWTLMAGKLTTLLARTS